The nucleotide window TAGTTTATCTTGGCTTTCAAGTCACCCAAACATTGCTTTGAGGCAAACGAAAAATGTATTACCGGACGGACAGACTATATTCGCTGAAGTTGTAGAAGACGATCTAGCTCAGTGTTGGGGTATTGTCGATGAGCATGAGTCACAGCTGATAAAGGGCTTTAGAAAGGCGCCTGCACTAGCGGAATGCGTTCTAGAGATCCTAAAGGATCCTGAAAAAGTTGGGAGTGTTTCCATTCACCAAGAACTTGATGGACCAGCAGATCGGTTCGGAGCCCTATTCTGGACAAGCGTGCTTAGGTCATCTGATCTTCTAATGAAGAGAATGCAGAAGCACAAGATAACAGAAATCATATATCAAGATAGATACCTGGTGGCACCTCTTCCTATGAGCCTATGCCTTCGAGCAGTTGGTGCCATACTTGGTCATTACGAAGGATGCCGAGCTCGTATAGTAACGGGAGCACTGAAAACAGAAGCTGAACTAGAAAAAGAACCGTACAGGAAGAATCAAAGCGAAAATAAAACTATTCAAGATAACTGGCGAAGTGAGGAAGAGCGTCAATTAGTTTTGGATGAGGCCATTTATCAGTCTGGTTTAGATATCGCGTTTAAGACAAGAGACAAGTATTCGTTACCTCATGCCAGAACTATGTCGCTAGTTTTTGATGATGGCGTGACAGTGCAGATTTGGCTGGATCAAGGGTTTGGGTATTGGTGGGTTGATAAATATTCTAACGAGAATGGGCTAGACCCGCATGAGCCAATAGAGCATTCGGCTCGTGACTTGCTATATGCTGATTGGAAACTGCGAAGTGGTAAGTGGCCGACAGCGATATTTTTCTCGGTTGATTGAAGAAAGACAATCGCCAGCCATTAACATTAACTCTGAAAAATCTGGCAATAGGCACCTAGTATCGAGAAATACAGGCTAGGTGCCATAGTCTACTCAAGCAAAACCAAGTTCGGTCATGCTTTCTACGCATAAAGTCTCGATAGATTTGATTGATGAAAGTTGTGCCGGATTCATTTGTCCACCGAAAACTCGATAGGTAAATGAACTAGCAGACTTGAACGAAGATAGTTCTTTTTCTATTTCAGGTACAGTGGTGCTAACAACACTTTTCACCTTTATAAGTTGGGCTTTGACCTCTTTCAGGTGGTGAGTGGCTTCAACTTTGAGCTTTCTGAATTTCTCAAGCTCTGTTACTAGTTTGTGTTTTTCAGCTTTGATTTGTTTCGCCTTTTTATAAGAGCTCTTTGTAGAAAAATACACTAGTGGCGCAGCTACAATTCCACCAAGTACCCAGAAGCCACCGGACATGCCTGCACCGCCGGCTGCGAGAGACCCCCCACCGAACCATGCAAGAGTGGCGTTTGTCGCTGCGATTCCTGAAAGAGAGGAAATTGCTGTACCAGTGGACGCGCTACCTATAATAGATACGATGCTCCAAGCGCCAATTGCGGTGCTTCCACCAACTAAGCCACCAAAACCATTGGTTAAAATAGAATTATATTTTGTATTGAACTTTCGCACTTGAGAGTGTGGAGTTGCTTGCTTTGATGAATTTTTGAACTGATAGCTAGAATTAGTTTTTAACACCTTTTCTGCTTTCTTCATTGTGTGACTGTAGTGTGCTAGCAAATTACCGATTTCATCCAAAATGTAGTTTGTTTGCTTCTGTAAATCTTCTAGTTCATTGAGTCCAGGTTGATAGAGTGCATCATAAATGTCTGAGTAATGTTTTTGCTGAAGAGCAAAAACATAAGAGCCACCAAGGGAGGTAATAGCCCCGAGTGCACGACTAGTGTTCCTTAAGAAGCTTTTTGTTCCTTCTAATTCAACGAAGAAAATGTCTTCAAAACAACTATCGAGTGCATGGAATGACTCATTTTCAATTTGTGTCGGGGTTTTATCACGGCAATCGACTAGGTTTCTGTAGGCGGTGATAGAGTTTTGAGTAGACTTAAGTTCGGATGGGTAATTCTTTGGTGTATATGTGTACATGAGTCATAGTTACTTCGGATATCTTTTGGTGTTAATAATATCAATAAGGGAGAGGGGTTGATAGTTCACTACAACTTGTTTGGGCCGACCTTAAAGCGATACGGGTAGCTCAATCATCGTAAGACACTTGAAAATTGGACTTAAAGTAGATTGGCTTCACATTTATTGACATTGAGCTGACTTAGGAGTGGGGTGAAGTAAACAAAGATAGTAAAAACTATCAATGAGTTATTGACCTAAAATTACATTTCCAAATGGTTTTTGGGGTATGTATTTTGCAGGTTGATTGTAGGTGGGCTCAAGATATTGGATACTATGCTGTATTGATGTTTTTGTAATTATTGAAGCAAATATGAATACGCGTCGTATCTTCGTTACCGCCTTAATCCTATTCAGCCCTCTTTCCTATAGTACCACTCAAATAGCTGCAAAAGATGCGCCTTTTCATACCGGCGAAACTGTCATTGCATGTGGTGAGCTTGTGCAAACATCCCGCTTTAAGCGCGGTATTTACCTCAACCTTGAAGCTCGTTATCCGAAGCAAGCATTAACGCTAATCGCGTGGGAAGATGACTTGTCTCAGTTCAACCAGCAGCATGGTAGTTTTGATAAGTTGGTTGGTAAAACAGTATGTGGTAAGGGAGTTATCACTGAGTATAAAGGCCGCAGTCAAATGAGTTTGTATAATGCTTACTCATTGATGGTTAAGTAGCTAGCGAAGTAGAAAGATCACCCTCTAGCTCGCATTAAGAATAGGCTAGTAGTAAAAAATTCATATGTATAGCAAGGAAATTAAGTGCAATCCGAGATGAGTAACTTTAGTTTTTTAGAAATTGTGAAACCTGAGCTAGCAAACCTTGGCTCTAGCGCTGAGCTTTATTGTCATGATGATAAGCAAGCTGCACTTGTCAAGTTGCGATGCTTTACTGAGCTGGTTGTAGGCGATATTTATTCACATTTATCGCTTATACCTCCTGTTCAAGATGACTTATTTAACCGGCTACGTAGTCTTGAACTTAAAGACGCAATTGGTGATAACGCTATATGGGCAAAATTAGATCTTTTGCGTCGCAGAGGAAACAAAGCTGCACACTCTGCCAGTGGTGAGTTAGATATCTCTGAAAAAGATGTATTTTGGCTGATAAAAGAAGCATATTTGATTGCGCGTTGGTACGCACAAACTATTCTTAATGAGCCACTGACGCCACCAGATTTTATAGAGCCAGAGAAACCGGTGGATCATACAGCTCGTTTAGAACAAGAATTGTTGTTACAGCGCCAAGAGCTTATACAGCGAGAATCCGAACTGCATGAAAAGCTTTCTTTAAGTCAACAAACCTTGCAGCAGCAGACGAATGAATTGCTAGCTGAACTGCGCACTAAAGATGATGCCCTATCTCAAGTAAAAAGAGAGCAGGTATTGTTGCAAGCTGAATTAGAAAAAAAGCAAAAAGACTTAGTTGCTACACAAGAGGTCGTGGCTGACTATCACTTGCGTGAAGCGTTTAAGCAAGCAAGTGTGAGCTCTGCATCGAGCTTTGATCTTGATATGGAAGTCACTCGTCGTAATATTAATATCTTTGAATGCTTTGAAGATATGAAGCTGACTAATGATCAGAGTATGATCGTCGAGCAAATAGGTTCACTTTTCAACGACAAAAACCAAAATGTATTCTTACTTAATGGCTATGCAGGTACAGGTAAAACTTTTATTACGAAAGGAATTACTCAGTATTTAGAAAAAATTGGGCGTGAATTTACACTTATGGCGCCTACGGGCAAAGCGGCAAAGGTTATTTCAGATAAAACGATGCAACCTGCCAGTACAATACATCGGGTTATCTACAACTATGACAATGTCAAAGAATATAAAGTAGATGGTGTTGAAGGCTCAGAAACTTACCGTTGTTACGCTGAGCTAAAAGCTAATGTTGATACTGCTGAATCGGTTTATATCATTGATGAGGCATCTATGGTGTCCGATCGATATTCGGATGGTGAATTTTTCCGGTTTGGTTCAGGCTACCTATTAAAAGACTTGCTCAAATACATCAATATTGACCACAACGATCATAATAAGAAAATTATCTTTATCGGAGATAATGCACAGCTACCACCTGTTGGCATGAACACTTCCCCTGCCTTGGATGCAGAGTACCTCAAAGAAAAATATCAAGTGACCGTAACTTCAGGACACTTAATGGAAGTGGTGCGTCAAAAAGGTGATAGTGGTGTTTTGACTAATGCAGATATGTTACGCAGTGGATTAGAGCAAAATATTTTTAATAAACTGCAATTTCACGTCAATGAACGTGACGTTCTTGAATTAAAGTCGAATAAGCTGCTTAGTACATTTTTAGACTCATGCGATGGAAAAGTTAGCCGAACAGGTGAGAATGTGATTATTGCCTCGTCGAACCGACAAGTATCTGAATACAATCGCTTAGTACGCGAGCACTTCTTCGGTGATCAACTGCAGATGGTTAAGGGTGATAAAATCATTTCAGTAGCCAACCACTATCGTGCTGATGCCAGCATCACCAATGGCGAATTTGGTATGATTAAGGATGTCTTGTCACCACAATCAGAGTTGGTCAGTGTTGTTATTAGTGTAAAAGGTGATAACGGGGAAATGGTCAAGCGAAAAGTGGATCTTAGCTTTAGAGATGTCGTGCTGGGCTTTCGCAACGATTATGGAGAGCCTTTTTATTTTGAAGCCAAAATCATTGAGAACCTGCTTTATAACGACCAGCCTACTTTATCATCTGATGAACACAAGGCACTCTACGTTCACTTCTTAAATCAAAACCCTGAGTTAAGGCGAAGAGGTAATGAGCAAAAACTTCGAATAGCACTATTGCAAGACCCTTATTTTAATGCATTTAAAATTAAGTTTGGATATGCCATTACTGGTCACAAAGCTCAAGGTAGTGAGTGGAAAAATGTATTCCTGCAGTGTCAGACTCATCAAAAGTCCTTAACTAAAGATTACTTTCGTTGGTTATATACGGCAATTACCAGAGCGTCGGAAAAGTTATATGTGATGAATCCGCCACAGTTACGTTTAGGGGGAGGGATGAAGATTTCAGGAGGATATCAACCTAAAGTTAAAACTTTATCTTTGGAAGATGCAAAAGTTACTGAAATTACACCACCGCGCGTGAAAGAAACAGACACTGTGATACCACAGACATTTAAATTACAAACAGATACTCCACAGCTTGAGAAGTTACTACAACTTGTTACATCGTGTATTGAAGGTACGGGAATCGTTGTAGCGGATGTGCTGCATTACAATTATCAAGAGCGATATGTATTGCAACGAGGTAGTGAGCAGGGCTCCATCAGCTTTAACTATAAAGGAAATTGGAAAGTATCGGGGGTTAGAGGGGTAACGCAAAGCGGCTTTGAGGTTGAACTTTTGACCTTGCTGAAGCCTTTAGAAGGTAGTCTACTTGACGTTGCTAAGCCCTCTGATGCTTCACATTTTCATTTTTCAGAGCCCTTTCTAGAAGAGTTTTATCATAACATTCTTAGCCAAATCCAGAGCATTAAAGTGGAAATCAACCGAATTGAATCACGTTCGTTTTGTGAGAGGTATGTTTTTGTATGTGGCAACGAGCTGGCAGTAATAGAGTTTTGGTATAACAAATCGAGTCAGTTTACTAAAGTACAGCCTATGCCTCAGCTAAGTAACTCTACACGACTTATTGATGAGGTTATTGAACATATTGGAGTGTTAGCATGAACGAACCCGCCAATCGTACAGTCAATAATTTGAGAAAAAATGGTGATTTGCAGGGCGCTTGGGATTTTGGTTTTAAAGCATTACAGGGTGCCCCTCAAGATAACTACTTGAAAGGTTCTTTGTTCTGGGTTTGCTATGAGCTTTTGAAACAGCAACTGGAAAACTTGAATAAACGCGCAAATACGTCTAACAACTATCGCCCTACTGATTTTGAGTTCGAGCAGATTGAAAATCTATTGCAAACCATTGTTAATTTGGACATAGCCACTGGTGGCTTGGAGTACAAAATGCTGTTGGTGCAATTTAAAAAGAGTTTGGAGTGGTTCCCAAGTTTAGTTCACCTCGTACTCAGCCATCAAAGCGCTTTGTTTGATGAAGATACGAAAAAACCTTTTAAAGCTGAAAAAGGTGAAGTGCCTAGTTTAATGCTTTCCACTGCTCGACAAGTCGCCAGCGCTTGGCTCAGAGCGAGAGACCACTGGCAACTGGACCTTGAGCTTGTGTTGGCATTTTTGAATCAAACACGTGAGCAAGCTGCTGATACCAAACATATGATTTGGCTTGATTACGACCAGGCAAAGTGTCTCGTTGTTGCTGGACAATATGAGCAAGCGCGAAATTTAATTCTTCCTATTTTAAGAAAGAAACAGAGAGAATCTTGGGCATGGGGTGCATTAGCAGCCACATATACTAATCAAGATAAGCATTTAGCAATAAAGTTTTTTGCCAAGGGGATTGTATCAGCGCATGATGTGACCTTTAGCTTGCGATTGTTGCAAGGTATTACTCCATTACTGTTGTCCAATCAGCAATCAACAGAAGCGTCGATGTGTCTAAAACTTGCAATATCTACCTATGAAAAGAACGGTTGGAAAGTTAAACCTGAACTACAACAGCAGACGCAGCAAGAATGGTTTGATTCGAGTGTTGACGAAACGAACCTCAATTCTTTTCTCAAATCGCTATGTACTGATGCTATAGATTACCTACATGGTCCATTAGAAACCGTTAAGGCTATCGTTGAGAACATCCATAAGTCGGGTAAGGGTTTTCAAGCCTTTATTGATCGCTCGACTTCGTTACCTGTTCGAATGGGAGTGCATAAGAGTAAGGAAAAACCGAGTGCGGGAGATTATGTCGAGTTGTCGTTATCTACTACTGATGACGGAAAAGAAGTTGTAAATTCAATCCTTAGCAAAGAAGTAGCGATGGATGATGTTTCTTTTGTTGAAGGCGTTTTACGCATTGCCCCAAAGGGGTTTGGTTTCGTAGAGGGAACCTTTGTTCCTCCTTTTTTGATTGGCAATTTAGCTAACGAAACCACAGTTCGTGCAATGCGAATTATGGCTTGGGATAAATCAAAATCTCGCCATAACTGGAAAGCGATAAAGTTGACGGAACTAAACACCAATGAATGATAGATTGCCTTTAAGGGAAACTGAGCGATGTAAAACAGGAGAAAGCGCCAATGACTGACCAACTGTTTGCCGCCATAGAATCGGGTAACCTAACGTTATTGAAGGATACTATTACACAGCAGCCTGCACTGGTTAATACCGTGTTTGATGAGCAGGAAGCAACCCCATTTGAGTTGGCATTGAAATATGGTTTCTCATCATTGGCCGAAGTACTCATCGAGGTGGACGGTTTCGATATAAACCATTCAGGCCATAACCCACTTCGACTTGCCATCGATCTTGGCTTTTTGAATATTGCCAAGTCTTTGTTAAATAAAGGCGCTAACCCAAACTATCGACCGAAGCAATTGAGCAGTGCATTATTACTGTGCTTGGACAACGAATATTTTGAACTCGCGGAGTTGATGGTCGAAAAAGGTGCTGAAGTTAACATCCGAAACGACAAGGGTTGGACGCCATTAATTTGGGCATCAATGAAAGGCCGAATTAAAGCGGTTGAATTTTTGCTAAAGCACGGTGCCGCAGTCGATGTTTGTAACAACGATGGTTGGAATGCGGTAACGGGTGCCTACTTTAAACAACGCTTAGAAGTCGTCGACAAGCTCCTTGCTCATGGGGCGGTGTTTAGTGCGAAGTATTCAGAAGCTGCCATGCTGTCAGCGTATCAAAATGGGCATATCAGCATCGCTAAGAAGCTACTGGCCGATGGCGTTAATCCAGATGTTGAAAACGAAGATAAAGAAACCATGTTGATTATCGCCATTACTAAAGGTGATGATGACATGATCAGAGCGCTCGTTGCTGCGGGTGCTAACCCTAATGCAAGAGATATGAATTCTCGGCCAGCGATATTATTGTTGGCTAAAAATGGTAAAGATGAATTAGTTTCACTCTTTATAGATAACGGAGCAGACGTTAATTTATCTACCACTGAGGGAGTTAGCGCTATTCATGCTGCGACATTATATAACCACAAAACTACGATTGAGCTGTTGTTGGAAAGTGGAGCTAATATCAACGCCCTCGCAGGTGAAAGCAAAACAACGCCATTAATGATATCCGCTCAGAATGGGTACTTAGAAGTAGCTAGTCTATTAGTTGATAACGATGCAAATATTGCTCTTAGAACCAAAGACACAAATAGAAGTGCTAAATCATTTGCAATGGAAGCTGCACCAAAAGTTGGTTTTGATAAAGAGGTAATTGACTCAGCACATAAAGACATTATTTCTCTTTTGACGTTGAGTGGGCATTTTATTGATGTTGAGTAAAGAGTCTATCTTTGATTCTGTTCACCGCGGCTACCGTGAACTAGAGTTCGCTAGCAACGATGAAATTGAGGATTACTTTGCTGATGTCAACCCCGACGTTATGTCGGGGCATATCAGCAATATCAAAGGCATGGTGTTTGAGCAAGAAGTTGCTACTGCACTTAATGAGCAGGATATGAATGCCGTGCTCTTTGAAGCCACTAACCATCCTGTTTCTGATATTGCATTAATGAGTGACGGTGATATCGCAGCTGAAGTGCAGTTAAAAGCGACTGATAGCGTTGCTTATATCAACGAGACGCTTGCTAATAACCCAGATATACCAGTCATTGTAACGAGCGAAGTCGCCGATAGTTTTGATAGTACCATGGTGATTGATTCTGGAATTGATAATGCGGTGTTGGGCGAGGCCGTGGCAGAAGCCCTGTCTGATGATGTGGTAACTGATATTGCTGAAAGCGTAGCAAGTGATACAGTCAGTGAGGGATTGGCAGAGGCAGTTGCCGATGTTGCTCTGCCTATTAGCCCTATTGGGATTGTTGG belongs to Vibrio sp. 10N and includes:
- a CDS encoding AAA family ATPase is translated as MQSEMSNFSFLEIVKPELANLGSSAELYCHDDKQAALVKLRCFTELVVGDIYSHLSLIPPVQDDLFNRLRSLELKDAIGDNAIWAKLDLLRRRGNKAAHSASGELDISEKDVFWLIKEAYLIARWYAQTILNEPLTPPDFIEPEKPVDHTARLEQELLLQRQELIQRESELHEKLSLSQQTLQQQTNELLAELRTKDDALSQVKREQVLLQAELEKKQKDLVATQEVVADYHLREAFKQASVSSASSFDLDMEVTRRNINIFECFEDMKLTNDQSMIVEQIGSLFNDKNQNVFLLNGYAGTGKTFITKGITQYLEKIGREFTLMAPTGKAAKVISDKTMQPASTIHRVIYNYDNVKEYKVDGVEGSETYRCYAELKANVDTAESVYIIDEASMVSDRYSDGEFFRFGSGYLLKDLLKYINIDHNDHNKKIIFIGDNAQLPPVGMNTSPALDAEYLKEKYQVTVTSGHLMEVVRQKGDSGVLTNADMLRSGLEQNIFNKLQFHVNERDVLELKSNKLLSTFLDSCDGKVSRTGENVIIASSNRQVSEYNRLVREHFFGDQLQMVKGDKIISVANHYRADASITNGEFGMIKDVLSPQSELVSVVISVKGDNGEMVKRKVDLSFRDVVLGFRNDYGEPFYFEAKIIENLLYNDQPTLSSDEHKALYVHFLNQNPELRRRGNEQKLRIALLQDPYFNAFKIKFGYAITGHKAQGSEWKNVFLQCQTHQKSLTKDYFRWLYTAITRASEKLYVMNPPQLRLGGGMKISGGYQPKVKTLSLEDAKVTEITPPRVKETDTVIPQTFKLQTDTPQLEKLLQLVTSCIEGTGIVVADVLHYNYQERYVLQRGSEQGSISFNYKGNWKVSGVRGVTQSGFEVELLTLLKPLEGSLLDVAKPSDASHFHFSEPFLEEFYHNILSQIQSIKVEINRIESRSFCERYVFVCGNELAVIEFWYNKSSQFTKVQPMPQLSNSTRLIDEVIEHIGVLA
- a CDS encoding DUF7017 domain-containing protein — its product is MNEPANRTVNNLRKNGDLQGAWDFGFKALQGAPQDNYLKGSLFWVCYELLKQQLENLNKRANTSNNYRPTDFEFEQIENLLQTIVNLDIATGGLEYKMLLVQFKKSLEWFPSLVHLVLSHQSALFDEDTKKPFKAEKGEVPSLMLSTARQVASAWLRARDHWQLDLELVLAFLNQTREQAADTKHMIWLDYDQAKCLVVAGQYEQARNLILPILRKKQRESWAWGALAATYTNQDKHLAIKFFAKGIVSAHDVTFSLRLLQGITPLLLSNQQSTEASMCLKLAISTYEKNGWKVKPELQQQTQQEWFDSSVDETNLNSFLKSLCTDAIDYLHGPLETVKAIVENIHKSGKGFQAFIDRSTSLPVRMGVHKSKEKPSAGDYVELSLSTTDDGKEVVNSILSKEVAMDDVSFVEGVLRIAPKGFGFVEGTFVPPFLIGNLANETTVRAMRIMAWDKSKSRHNWKAIKLTELNTNE
- a CDS encoding ankyrin repeat domain-containing protein, whose product is MTDQLFAAIESGNLTLLKDTITQQPALVNTVFDEQEATPFELALKYGFSSLAEVLIEVDGFDINHSGHNPLRLAIDLGFLNIAKSLLNKGANPNYRPKQLSSALLLCLDNEYFELAELMVEKGAEVNIRNDKGWTPLIWASMKGRIKAVEFLLKHGAAVDVCNNDGWNAVTGAYFKQRLEVVDKLLAHGAVFSAKYSEAAMLSAYQNGHISIAKKLLADGVNPDVENEDKETMLIIAITKGDDDMIRALVAAGANPNARDMNSRPAILLLAKNGKDELVSLFIDNGADVNLSTTEGVSAIHAATLYNHKTTIELLLESGANINALAGESKTTPLMISAQNGYLEVASLLVDNDANIALRTKDTNRSAKSFAMEAAPKVGFDKEVIDSAHKDIISLLTLSGHFIDVE